The genomic window GGCGCCGAGCTTGCCTATCGCCTCGGAGAGGTAGTTGCGCACCGTCCCCTCCGAGAGGCCGAGGGTAGCGGCGATCGCCGCCGTCGTGCGGCCCTCCGCCGCCATGCGCAGCACGCGCCGCTCGCGGTCGGTGAGCGGGTCCTCCTCGCTCCAGGCCTCGAGGGCCAGCTCCGGGTCGACGGCGCGGCCGCCCGCGTGCACGCGCCTGATGGCCTCGGCGAGCCGCGAGGCCGGGGCGTCCTTGAGGAGGTAGCCGGTCGCGCCGGCGTCGAGGGCCCGGCGCAGGTAGCCGGCGCGGGCGAAGGTCGTGAGGATCACGACCTTGGTGGCCAGCTCGCCGCGCTGCCTGAGCTCCGCCACCGCGGCGGCGAGCTCGAGGCCCGTGGTGCCCGGCATCTCGATGTCGGTGACGAGCACGTCGGGCGCGTGCTCCCTCACCAGGGCCAGCGCCTCGTCGCCGTCCGAGGCCTGCGCCACGACCTCGATGTCGCCCTCCAGCTCGAGGAGCGCGGCCAGCGCGCCGCGCACCATGGCCTGGTCCTCGGCGATGACGACCCTCACGCCTGCTCCTCAGCGGTCACGACCCTCACGCCCGCTCCTCAGCGGTCACGACCCTCACGCCCGGTCCTCGGCGGCGACGACCCTCACGCCTGCTCCTCGACCATCACGAACCTCGCGCCCTCACGCCGTGGCCGGCGCCTCCATGGCCGCGCTCGCCGTCTCCTCACCGCCGCGCGCCCGGAGCGGCACCTTCACCTCGAGGAGCGTGGACCTACCGGTCGACCGCAGCGACACCGCGCCGCCCAGCGCCTCCACGCGCGAGCGCATGCCGGTGAGGCCGTTGCCGAAGTCGGCGTCCGGCGGCAGCTTGCCGTCGTCGCTCACGGTGAGGACGACGTCGTGGCCCCTGGCCTCCAGCCGCACCTGACAGCGCGACGCACCGGCGTGCCGCACGACGTTCGTGACGCCCTCGCGCAGGGCCAGCGCCAGGGTGCTCTCGGCCGCGGGCGAGAGGTCGAGGCGCTCGAAGTAGTAGTCATACTCCACGCCGGCGGCCTCGAGCGCCAGCTTGGCGTTCGCCAGCTCGCCCTCGAGCCCCGACGAGCGGTAGCCCCTCACGGCCTCCCGCACCTGGCCGAGCGCGTCGCGGGAGATGCGCTCGACGTCGGCGATCTCCCTGGCGGCGCGCTCGGGGTCGCGGGCGACGAGCCTGGCGGCGAGCTCCGACTTCAGAGTGATCGTCGAGAGCGTGTGGCCGAGCAGGTCGTGCAGGTCGCGCGCGATGCGCTCGCGCTCGGCGATCGTCGCCAGCCGCTCGACCTCGTCCTGCGCCATGCGGAGCCTGGCGTTCTGGTCCTCGCGCTCGCGCACGAGGTAGTTCGTCACGCCCACCACGGGGGCGAAGATCAGCGCCGGCAGGTACGGGTAGAGAACGAAGGGGAACGGCACCGTGGCGAGCAGCGCGGCCAGCGGCACCAGGGCGGTGGTGGCCACCAGCGCCCGGACGGCGAGGCGGCGCGGGCGGAGCTGGCCGCCTATCGCCGCGGCGTAGACGAAGAACACGCTGGTGCCGGCGTTCAGGGGCGCCAGGAGCACGCCCATCGCGAGCATGATGACGAGGCCGAGGACGCCGCCCGGCTTGCCGCTCCACAGGTAGGGCCGGGAGCACGCGTGGCGCTCGGTCCAGCCGTAGACGGGCAGGAACACCAGCGCGATGAGAGCGGTGACGGACCACTCCACCCACGTGGCGTCGGCGTCGAACAGCGGCTGGAAGACGAGGATGCCCAGGTAGAAGAGCCACGGGAGCGCCCGCCTGGGAACTGTGAACGAGCGCCAGCGCATCCCGTCGAGGATACGCGGCGCTCGCCCCTCAGCTGGCGACGCGGGCGTCCACCGCCCATCGCCTGCCGTGTGCATCTCAGCCGTAGGTCTTGCCCTCGTCGCGCCTGTAGGCGACGTAGGCGACGACGAGGAAGAGGAGCGTGAAGGCGAGGAGGTAGAGCGCGTGGCGCGCGGCGTCGCCGAACGGCGTCGCGCCGATGGTCCCGACCGCGAGCTGGGCGTAGTGGAACGTGGGCAGGTAGGGCGCGATGCCCTGCACCACGGGCGGCAGGATCTCCACCGGCATCCACAGGCCGGAGGCGAACGCCATGGGCATGTAGAGCAGGTTCAGCACCACCGGCGCCGAGTTCGGCCCCACCATGTAGCCGATCGCCAGCCCGAGCGACGCGAAGGGGAACGCCCCCAGCAGCAGCACGCCGAGCAGCGACAGCCAGTCGAGGAAGGCGACGCGCACGCCCTGCGTCACGGCGCCGGCCAGCGTGATCGCGACGACGATCAGCGCCCCGAACAGCAGCGCCATGCCGATCTTCGCCAGGAAGTAGGCGGCCGGCGGCATGGGCGAGACGCGCTTGAGGCGCATCCAGCCCTGCCCTCTCTCCGACGCGACGCCCACGCCGAAGGCGAACAGCGCGGCCGAGAGGACGCCGGCGGCGCCGAACGTAGCGACCATGTAGCGCGCCACGGTCACGCCCTGCGTCTGCGCGTCGCCGTAGAACGACCCGAACAGCAGGAAGAACATCAGCGGGAACGCCAGCGTGGCGACGCTGTACATGGGGATCCTGAGCAGCTTGAGGAACTCGAACTTGGTCTCGCTCAGGACGAGCCCGAGCAGGTTGCGCCGCGGGCGCGCGTCCGCGGCCTCGGCGGCCAACGTCGCGGTCGTCATGCGTACACCCCTTCCCTGTCGGCGCGGCTTGCTCCGCGCGTTGTCCCGGCGCGGCCATCGCCCGGCGTCGTGCCGGCCTGGACGCCGCCGGCGCCGTCGCCGCGCCCGGTGTCGGCGGGCCCGTGCCCGCCCGTGATGTTGAGGAACGCCTCCTCGAGCGTCGCGCCCTTCACCTCGAGCCCGTGGAGGCCGTCGTCGGCGGCGAGCAGCGCCCGCACCGTGGCCTCGGCGCTGCCCGTGTACAGCTCGGTCGCGGTGCCGACGCGCTCGACGCGGCTCACGCCGGGCAGGTCCGCGAGCCGCTCGGGCGCCAGCCTGGTCACGGCCTTCACGACCTTGCCACCGGTGCGCGCCTTGATCTCGGCCGGCGAGCCCTCGGCGATGACCCGCCCGTGGTCGAGCAGGACGATCCTGTCGGCGAGGGCGTCGGCCTCCTCAAGGTAGTGCGTGGTGAGCACGACGGTGCGCCCCTCGGCGCTGAACGAGCGCACCTGGCGCCAGAAGTCGCGGCGCGACTCGACGTCGAGACCCGTCGTGGGCTCGTCGAGGAACAGGAGGTCCGGGTCGCCGACCATAGCCAGGGCGAAGTGGAGGCGCTGCTTCTGGCCGCCCGAGAGCTTGCCGTACTGCCGGTTCGCGACCTCGCCGAGGCCGGCCAGCGCGATGGCGTCGTCCACGGCGAGCGGCGCCGGGTAGTAGGCGGCGAACGCCGTGACGTGCTCGCGGACCGTGAGCGTGGGCGGCACGCCGCTGATCTGCAGCATCGCCCCCACGCGCACCTTCGCCGACACGTCGTTGGGGCTGGTGCCGAACAGCGACACGGCGCCCTCGTCCGGGCGCAGCAGGCCGAGCAGGGTGCTGACCGCCGTCGTCTTGCCGGCGCCGTTCGGCCCGAGCACGGCCAGCACCTCGCCGGCCCGGACGCGCAGGGTCACCTCGTCGAGCGCCAGGACGTCGCCGTAGCGCTTCGTGACCCTCTCCAGTTGGGCTACGTACGTCTCGTTCACGCCCCGAGGATGGCCCCCGGGCCGTGGTACACGGCAGTGCCTTCGGTCAGCCGCGCCGGGTGACAGGTGTCATGTGGCGTGCCCGTCTAGGCTGCGGGCCGCGGCGCGGGTCGGCGCGCCGCCACGTGCGTGTCGCCGCCGCGCGGGTCCGAGGAGAGCGCGCCTCACGTAACGACCCACGAAACGCGAGCCGCCCGCCTCGCTAGGCGAGGAGGGCGACCCGGTAGCGCCGAAGCGGCGGTCTGTGCGGGATCCAAGGGGCGGGCGGTTCCGCTACACGACCTGCTGCCGGCGTCAGCGCTCCC from Trueperaceae bacterium includes these protein-coding regions:
- a CDS encoding response regulator transcription factor, whose protein sequence is MRVVIAEDQAMVRGALAALLELEGDIEVVAQASDGDEALALVREHAPDVLVTDIEMPGTTGLELAAAVAELRQRGELATKVVILTTFARAGYLRRALDAGATGYLLKDAPASRLAEAIRRVHAGGRAVDPELALEAWSEEDPLTDRERRVLRMAAEGRTTAAIAATLGLSEGTVRNYLSEAIGKLGA
- a CDS encoding ABC transporter ATP-binding protein codes for the protein MNETYVAQLERVTKRYGDVLALDEVTLRVRAGEVLAVLGPNGAGKTTAVSTLLGLLRPDEGAVSLFGTSPNDVSAKVRVGAMLQISGVPPTLTVREHVTAFAAYYPAPLAVDDAIALAGLGEVANRQYGKLSGGQKQRLHFALAMVGDPDLLFLDEPTTGLDVESRRDFWRQVRSFSAEGRTVVLTTHYLEEADALADRIVLLDHGRVIAEGSPAEIKARTGGKVVKAVTRLAPERLADLPGVSRVERVGTATELYTGSAEATVRALLAADDGLHGLEVKGATLEEAFLNITGGHGPADTGRGDGAGGVQAGTTPGDGRAGTTRGASRADREGVYA
- a CDS encoding ABC transporter permease — encoded protein: MTTATLAAEAADARPRRNLLGLVLSETKFEFLKLLRIPMYSVATLAFPLMFFLLFGSFYGDAQTQGVTVARYMVATFGAAGVLSAALFAFGVGVASERGQGWMRLKRVSPMPPAAYFLAKIGMALLFGALIVVAITLAGAVTQGVRVAFLDWLSLLGVLLLGAFPFASLGLAIGYMVGPNSAPVVLNLLYMPMAFASGLWMPVEILPPVVQGIAPYLPTFHYAQLAVGTIGATPFGDAARHALYLLAFTLLFLVVAYVAYRRDEGKTYG
- a CDS encoding sensor histidine kinase, whose translation is MRWRSFTVPRRALPWLFYLGILVFQPLFDADATWVEWSVTALIALVFLPVYGWTERHACSRPYLWSGKPGGVLGLVIMLAMGVLLAPLNAGTSVFFVYAAAIGGQLRPRRLAVRALVATTALVPLAALLATVPFPFVLYPYLPALIFAPVVGVTNYLVREREDQNARLRMAQDEVERLATIAERERIARDLHDLLGHTLSTITLKSELAARLVARDPERAAREIADVERISRDALGQVREAVRGYRSSGLEGELANAKLALEAAGVEYDYYFERLDLSPAAESTLALALREGVTNVVRHAGASRCQVRLEARGHDVVLTVSDDGKLPPDADFGNGLTGMRSRVEALGGAVSLRSTGRSTLLEVKVPLRARGGEETASAAMEAPATA